The sequence GGCCCATAATTTAGgtaattttgtaataaattcACAACCTTTAAGATTGACatctttcaaattttctaaTTGATGCTCCTgtagggaaaaaataaaaatcaaaagttaactacaacaaaatttgaaataaaaaatttaacaaaaatctcaatttaaaaatatacataatcaTACCTGCTTGATTAGCTTTGGCAATGTAATGCAACTATGTGGCATCTCTATAGCAATAAGTTGTTCAGGAAAATATTCGGATGGCCAGTGAAAAGGATAATTGGGCCACTTAAGAAATATTAGACTGCGGGGAAGAAATTCAAGTGGTTCACAAATATGTACATTCTTAACTattaaaaatttgagattttccaTCTTTTTGAAAGCTTCCTTGTGTAGTTGCACTTTTACCGGTTGGGGCGAATGTAATATTATGCCTCGAATTTTTTTTGATCCCTAATTGGAGAAGCATCAAGTCAACTCAtaatagaattttccaaatgtataatgattttaaaattttaagcaaaaataatactgatgaactaatattttataaaatgatagaaaaaaaaatgaaagaaaaaaatacaatacatctaccaagtgaaaaagaaaaagaaaatagagagaaaaattcTACATAATCAACTTACAGTGTTATTTTTCAGTACATGAAGAATATCATCCTTGAGCCACAACCTACTACGACTACCAGGTTGTTCAGGGAACTCGCTATGAACAATTTGCCGACCTAATTCTTGCAATAAATCATGCATCCACAAATATCCCTTGAAGATGGTTATGAGAGATTTTTCCACAAGAACATCTATATCAATGCTTGGCCTATAACGAGGAGTTTGTAGTATATTTGTTACATGATCTTTATATTCTCCTTTGAAGAAACAAGcaatatctaaaaatatttttttctctgtttcttcCAAGCCATCAAAACTTATCCGGAGTGTatccaaaactttttttggAGGAGTTTCTTCTAGTCTATCTAGGGCACTTTCCCATGCATTAAGGCTTCTACCTTTCAAGAAGGGACCCAAAACATTAAGAGCCAAAGGAAGGCCTTGAGCATAACATATCGCTTTCTTGGACAACTCCACATAACCTTCTAAAGGATGGTCTTTCTTGAAGGCTTTTCGACTAAAGAGCTGAAGAGCTTCATCACTATTCAATTCCTTAGCCTTGTATATTTCAGCTCTAGCCACATCATGTTTGATCAATAGATGTTGATCTCTTGTTGTTATAATGACTCTACTCCCTCGACCAAACCAATCTCGCTCGCTTGCTAATGCTTCTAATTGATCAAGTTGATCCACATCATCAAGAACAATAAGAACACTTTTACAACATAATCTCTTCTCTATCACATTACTTCCCCATTGAACATCTGAAAAATCAATATTTCTTTCAATCAAGATATCAAAGAGAAGCTGTTTCTGTAAATGAACTAAACCATGTTTTCCACATTCTTCTCTAACATTGGCAAGAAAGCTGCTGCCATCAAAATAATAACGAAATCTATCATAAACAACTCGTGCTAGAGTTGTTTTGCCCAATCCTCCCATTCCCCAAATCCCTATAAAGCGAACATCATTCAACCCCATGCCTAATAAATTCACCAGTTCCTCCATACGAGAGTCTATTCCAACAAAATCCTTGTGGACAATTGAGTATGTAGAAATCAATTTATTAGATATCTTTCTAACTATTTCTTCAACAACGTTTGCCTCATGTCTGCAACGAACATAGGACAAAAATTTGTTGAGTTAGCAAAGGCCATATAGAGAAAAGATTCAGCACGTCAATTGTCCTTGCTTATCAAAGCATTTctacacacacgcacacatataTGTGATCTGAGTAGTggtctcataaaaaaaaaaatctacatgatGGTATTGGGTGAGAATGGTTAAAATATGCCGACATctttaaatatgaaattaataaCCTTCAATAAAGCTTTTGAAATTGAATATATAATTGCAGTTATTCCTGGATTTTTTCATCACAACATGTCAAAATTAGACCAGGCAAAATGGGACTTGAGCTCATTAACCTGATtaaacttgaagaaaaaaaatatatgaatatggGTCGTGTTTTTTTGGACACATAAAAAGACGAGTCAATTCAATCTTGCGAAAGCCTAGGTCAGGTCGACTTGCAAGTTGACCATTTTTTAACATCACATGAACTTTTCATTTTGagtccttttttgtttttttcttccattttttttttttgtcacttctACTTATTTAATTTCCTTTATAGAATAGtcatagttataaaaaaatatagttctTTATTGACATGTGTTTATTGAATactaatttatattaaaattttattggagTTGAAAATATTGACAATATTACTCACCAACTTGGTGTACAATTCTCAAGTAAATTGAGATGTAATTCATattaattatttacttatttttcttttccccaatatattatattttattcgtaacattttatatatttagttatctttgaagataatctaagtttatttatattttggatGCAATAGGTGCACCTGATgagggcttctttttttttttttttttttctgagaaaaGTGCACCTGATGAGGTTGTTAATGTGATATGGTCCAAATTCTAGTTTATGTTTTTCTGTTCTTGTGTGATGATGATAAGATTAGTAGACAACTTTGGACCATAtaactttaaatatttatgtattatttaatttgGACTATGTTCATTTATGATTTTATGTATTATTCAACTTTGTCAAAAATAAATGATTTATGTGTTattcaacatttattttaaagtGATTTTGTTTATAAGTTCTCTTATTTgttataaaaggaagagaagatagaatgattgatttttttattatatatatatatatatatatatatatatatatatatatatatatatacattaatgTGAAAAGATGTGTGTGATATCAGGTCGACCTAGCCCTCAAAAGACTGGGTTAGAGCCATAGGTTTTGTGACCCGTTTAGGACAACTGTTTCTAACCCAAAACCAATTTGACCCAAACTCAACTAGGTTGAACCCAAACCTGATCAACCCACCTTATTTGCCAGGTctagtaaaataatatataaaaaggatGGGTTCAAATTATATGTTATATGGCTTTACAAGAGTTAAACATTTTCTAAACCCTACAATCCTATTATAGATTTATCGATGAAAATTCAATAGATGAAAATTCACTATTTGCCATATTATAAAAGAAGACTACATTACAATTTGCATCATCTAACTTTGACCAAGATTCAATTCAGTTTTCTAACTTCACTTCCATTCCATCAAGtcctctaaattttaaattttcaaatttattcaattaagatcTTCAGCTAggctttgtttgggagtttataagagaatggaatgaaatggaaatgaataatcataaaaaaatggATGTGAATGGAATGATATAAGCAtgggaaaggaatggaaaagaaataaatgaaattgaattaagtaaccttgtttggatgttttaaaataaaggaatggaaatgaataaaatgtaaGTAACCTTGTTTAGGAAtaacataaaaggaaagaaacgaaatcattttatgaaaatattaccattagacccctattttaaaacaaatggctaaatatataggagtattttgagagttttagtaaaaaattagaATGGTTACATTCTCTTCATTAAAACTCTTTCAAGTAaaggaagggaagaatattttaaaattattatttttattcatttccatttaattttatttcattctcCTAAACGAGTGCTTAAGATCATATTGTTATTGTCCccaaaaccattttttaaaattaaaaaatctaaaaaactaatacaaactttttaaaatgcAGGTGACATCTACATGATGAAGGTGGCGGACAAAGAGgccttggtgaagaagaagaagaaggtgcaGAGAGCGGAGATGTAGAGGAAGATGCTGGACCATCCATCCTTTTTTGCCTAAGCTCCACACAGAGTTTGAAGCCTCGCATCTCTGTTGCATTATCATGGAGTTTTGCTCTGGGGGTGACTTGCATCCCTTGCGCCACAAACAAATTGTCAGTGATGGAGAAGGGTGTAATGCGTGgaagttgtttgtttgttgggaAAATTATGGAAAGGTAAAGAAAAGTTGTTTCGGACAAAATATTGTATAgaaaatttgttggatttttttttggggggggttagatatgtataaatttttgttgtatttatgTATTCTAGAggtgattttaaaaaaatttcctaccccttttttcctccaatttggaaaagaaaagataaatattttttcccctgatttataatttttttaattaaaaaatttcaaaataacaaaaccacATATTACTAAGCATGAATAGTAATTTAACCCATAAAAATGAGCtattattttgtgaaattttgtctgtatattattttgggtaaaaaaatgtaaaagtgaGCCTTCATATAGACGTATCTTTTTTGTAGTATAAGCTATAAGAATGTATGGCAAGTTTAATACTATAATGGGCCCAAGCCCAGTAAGCTAACATGTATACACTAACAACTGACATCGATCATCAATCCTCACAAATCTAATGTAATTGTTTAGGTAATTCATTATAAAGACTTTAAATATGCGAATTTGTTTTAGCCAAAGTCCAAAACCAACCAATCGACAACAAAAAGCGTACCATTTGACATCAAGATTCATAGcccaaaaagaaattctatcaaattaaaaactttagtGTTAGGAATTAGACGAAAACATGAACTTAAAAAAGCACAAAAATGTAAGCAAGAAAACCAAAACCCATAAAAGCAACCATCCATTTCCAAGCATCCAAGTtgcaccaaaaataaaatctaatgcTCAATCTTTTTGTATCTAGTTTCATTGTTGGATCCACCATCCTTTGGGATTAGAGATAAAAGTGTATTATGATGATCTTAGTTTTACCTACAGAGGAAAgggacagagagagagagagggtgggATATGAGAAttaatgatatttattattttggcaaAATACACCATCTTCCCTTGAGATTTCACGAAATGACATTTTTACCTTGGGGTTTAATAAATGTAAATAGTGACAGAGCCAGAATTTGGGTTTATGGAgacaagattaaaataaaatattgaagaaaaaaattaattccaaaaatgtttattaatataagaaaaaatagtaaatttattaaaaaaaattgattgataaagAAAACATAGTGTAGATGTAAGttataacttcttctttttttggtaattggTTTCAATTTCTTATTTGAGCCTAGTATTAGaggggtttttctttttttttggacagcACCTAGTAGTATTGGAATTAGTATGACGTCATTCTTATGTTTAAAATACATCATAATTTAAGCtgactataatatatatatatatatatatatatatatatatatatttcaaagaagtaaaacatataatttgaatgCTTAAAAGtaagatgaaaaataaattaacttggAAGTATTAATAGTATCGtcatatattcaaaaaactTTAAATGCTCTATGTAtgtctttgattttttaaagtCCTTTAAAAAGTATATagcaatgtaaaaaaaaatttaaaacaacaagtaaaattcaaaaaattggtTAGACAAAATTGTAAACATACCATGTCATAATTTTTATGctacaaataagaattttttttccttgattatATTGGGAGAGTTAAAAGACTAAAGTATATAGCAGTTTCAAAGAATTCTGAAAACAACAACATATAAAAATTGGCAGATTGATTAGGGGATATTGCGataatatatcatattataattttttttttagataatgaCAGaaatttaattcaatgtgaatgtATATCATGTTATTATTTTAAGGTtacaaataagatttttttgtgcttttggaGAGTgttatattttcaattaaaaattttaaattaagaatattttatacACACAAAACTGAAATCTCAATTTTTAAGAGAACTTGAGGGAATTtaggggtggggtggggtggggttgGGGGCAATTGCGCCCACCCTGCTGGTCTGGCTCCACCCCAGATGCAACAGATAAGTTCATCGCCTCTTATAACAACACTTATATAATGGAATATTCAATTAGAAAAGTAATGATTTAACTTATCATTATTTATAGAATTTCAAGAAAGAGAGCGTCATATCTTGAAATGTTTGGGAATGAGTGTCATCTTGTGAAACCTCAAAGAATATTGGTgcattactttttaaaaaattaaaatactaagaATAGGCAAGTTTAGAGGGCATGAATGGAATACTACAAGCTGTATTTTCTACAATGGAATTAGACAAGAATGATGGACTTGTGACTTGCTATCTCTAACAAATATACGTAAAGTAACTTATGTGTGATCCATATAATATTTTTGACTTGAAAATTTATACGAGAAACTGAAACTCAACAAATTCCCTTTGAAGTGTAATTGATTATATACATACAAACTTTGCAAAAGTTACTCAATTATCAAAGTTGGAATTTGATTGACTTAAATATCACTAGCCAgtagaaaatcaaaagcaaaaagacaagaaaagaaagtgatCGTATGGTGAAGTGAAGAAATTCTTACTTGTCTCGTAAATCCCATCCAGCAATACTAGCAACTTTTGTCAAAGCAGCTTTCCATCTATGTACTTCCTCTATGTTATCTTGATAACACTCTTCATGTTTAGCAAAGGCTTCTCCAAAAGTCTTCCTCAGATTCCTCACATCACTAGGATCAATGTAGTGAAAAACAGGCAAAACTATAAGCCTCTCCTTTTCCATGCACTCAACAATCTTTGCTAGTTCAACCAAACACCATCTCGATGAAGCGTAGTCTTGTGAGATAATGACAACAGCAAATCTCGACTCTTCTATTGCTCTCAAGAGCTCTGGAGCAATGAATGTTCCTCGCTCAAGTTTTTCATCATCCCTAAATGTGAATATACCTTTCTGATTCAAAGCAGCATATAGATGGTCTGTAAAATTTTTACGAGTGTCACTGCCTCTGAAGCTAAGAAAGACATCGTATTTAAATCCAGACGtggtagaagaagaagatgaggatgcGCTTTTTGTGCCCATAAAAGCCATCGGATATTAAATTGTTGATTCTTGAACTACAAAATAGATATGTATCAGGTATAATGAAGCcaaaaacagagagaaacaaaaagaaaccgATCACTAGTCCGGTTTTTTAAACCCACAAAACccgaaaattttatttttgcaggAAACCGTTCCGACCGCGGTCAAACCGTCCGGTTGTCGGAACCGTGCACAGGTTTGCCGGTTTCTttcactaaaattttttttttttttctaaaaaagcaATGGTTGTCAGAGGACTCAAAAGCCGAAGTTACCTCTTTTTTTGCCGGATCTGTTTGTTTGGGGAGAGACTGACGAGATGGCTTGAAATAGATTAGAGGCTTTTTCCAGATCTTCTTGTTTGGAGGGTGAATAAGTGAAGTAAGAGAGATTGAGGCTGGCCTGGGTTCTGATCGTGATGTGAGGCGGAGGTAGAATGAGAGATGATTGAGAACTGAGAGAGGGTCAGTGAGAGACAGAAGTAAAGTGGGTTCCTTTTTGGGGAAGAGAGGCAAAACGTACCAGTGGGGgttattttattctaaaacttaaaaagcCATGTTGACTATTCAGCAAAAAGGAAAGAACCATGTGGAATACTGGAATGCACTTTCCTATTTATCTTGAAcgatttttaaataaatttgtttattaaaCCTTTTGAGATATTATTAAtattctacaaatttattaaaacttaATAAGAGAAATTTTACAgtctttatttttcattatttaatcaagatatatattaaatctttttaaacatcatattattttaa comes from Castanea sativa cultivar Marrone di Chiusa Pesio chromosome 3, ASM4071231v1 and encodes:
- the LOC142627315 gene encoding TMV resistance protein N-like isoform X1, encoding MAFMGTKSASSSSSSTTSGFKYDVFLSFRGSDTRKNFTDHLYAALNQKGIFTFRDDEKLERGTFIAPELLRAIEESRFAVVIISQDYASSRWCLVELAKIVECMEKERLIVLPVFHYIDPSDVRNLRKTFGEAFAKHEECYQDNIEEVHRWKAALTKVASIAGWDLRDKHEANVVEEIVRKISNKLISTYSIVHKDFVGIDSRMEELVNLLGMGLNDVRFIGIWGMGGLGKTTLARVVYDRFRYYFDGSSFLANVREECGKHGLVHLQKQLLFDILIERNIDFSDVQWGSNVIEKRLCCKSVLIVLDDVDQLDQLEALASERDWFGRGSRVIITTRDQHLLIKHDVARAEIYKAKELNSDEALQLFSRKAFKKDHPLEGYVELSKKAICYAQGLPLALNVLGPFLKGRSLNAWESALDRLEETPPKKVLDTLRISFDGLEETEKKIFLDIACFFKGEYKDHVTNILQTPRYRPSIDIDVLVEKSLITIFKGYLWMHDLLQELGRQIVHSEFPEQPGSRSRLWLKDDILHVLKNNTGSKKIRGIILHSPQPVKVQLHKEAFKKMENLKFLIVKNVHICEPLEFLPRSLIFLKWPNYPFHWPSEYFPEQLIAIEMPHSCITLPKLIKQEHQLENLKDVNLKGCEFITKLPKLWAPNLEKLNLSSCHNLVRLPKLRAPNLKFLKLSFCRNLVEIDECFSSHKKLEVWFLDGCNNLQILPSQLRLKSLYFFTLSDCSRLEKLPNFHPEMECLKTLYLHGSAIREVPSSIEHLTKLEKLSLFACKNLRDLPDSIYKLQQLWKLTTPTGKLRLTCNSSDSSSGYEFVKMKELKFVGREGIIELDLLKEPDYFPALERIDLCKNNIVTIPDISRFPRLKSLNIMECKLLSKIQGLPQSIRRVDANNCMLLDTQSPSGLLNQVIKIIGIFPSRVCGRERSNKLMDPQLTNYFPSETEGAEYEDGDISMDPQFSNNFPSETEGFEHEDGDIDRTIYCWGTEMPKWFNHQSVDNSIFFFVGRKFPKLAVCIVPRREFVCGSVHISINGYKKSDLMKDHDVRGNSFTKRSIYNRSGREELMKDHNVYFEQFNFFSRENHLFLFSLTQRSLQRHLNKSNPADQNLVEVSITYFNNEYSVKRWGVHVECTCPPQGDDAVDYLPTSKKLRTF
- the LOC142627315 gene encoding TMV resistance protein N-like isoform X2, whose amino-acid sequence is MAFMGTKSASSSSSSTTSGFKYDVFLSFRGSDTRKNFTDHLYAALNQKGIFTFRDDEKLERGTFIAPELLRAIEESRFAVVIISQDYASSRWCLVELAKIVECMEKERLIVLPVFHYIDPSDVRNLRKTFGEAFAKHEECYQDNIEEVHRWKAALTKVASIAGWDLRDKHEANVVEEIVRKISNKLISTYSIVHKDFVGIDSRMEELVNLLGMGLNDVRFIGIWGMGGLGKTTLARVVYDRFRYYFDGSSFLANVREECGKHGLVHLQKQLLFDILIERNIDFSDVQWGSNVIEKRLCCKSVLIVLDDVDQLDQLEALASERDWFGRGSRVIITTRDQHLLIKHDVARAEIYKAKELNSDEALQLFSRKAFKKDHPLEGYVELSKKAICYAQGLPLALNVLGPFLKGRSLNAWESALDRLEETPPKKVLDTLRISFDGLEETEKKIFLDIACFFKGEYKDHVTNILQTPRYRPSIDIDVLVEKSLITIFKGYLWMHDLLQELGRQIVHSEFPEQPGSRSRLWLKDDILHVLKNNTGSKKIRGIILHSPQPVKVQLHKEAFKKMENLKFLIVKNVHICEPLEFLPRSLIFLKWPNYPFHWPSEYFPEQLIAIEMPHSCITLPKLIKQEHQLENLKDVNLKGCEFITKLPKLWAPNLEKLNLSSCHNLVRLPKLRAPNLKFLKLSFCRNLVEIDECFSSHKKLEVWFLDGCNNLQILPSQLRLKSLYFFTLSDCSRLEKLPNFHPEMECLKTLYLHGSAIREVPSSIEHLTKLEKLSLFACKNLRDLPDSIYKLQQLWKLTTPTGKLRLTCNSSDSSSGYEFVKMKELKFVGREGIIELDLLKEPDYFPALERIDLCKNNIVTIPDISRFPRLKSLNIMECKLLSKIQGLPQSIRRVDANNCMLLDTQSPSGLLNQVIKIIGIFPSRVCGRERSNKLMDPQLTNYFPSETEGAEYEDGDISMDPQFSNNFPSETEGFEHEDGDIDRTIYCWGTEMPKWFNHQSVDNSIFFFVGRKFPKLAVCIVPRREFVCGSVHISINGYKKSDLMKDHDVRGNSFTKRSIYNRSGREELMKDHNRHLNKSNPADQNLVEVSITYFNNEYSVKRWGVHVECTCPPQGDDAVDYLPTSKKLRTF